Proteins co-encoded in one Acinetobacter lwoffii genomic window:
- the pcaF gene encoding 3-oxoadipyl-CoA thiolase, protein MEQVYIFDGIRTSIGRYAGGLSSIRADDLAALPIQYLKDQHPALPWAELDEVILGCANQAGEDNRNVARMAALLAGLPESVPALTVNRLCASGLDAIGLGARAIKSGEAQFVLAGGVESMSRAPFVQSKPTTAFSRTPEIYDTTIGWRFINPKFKAQFGVDSMPETAENVAEKYQISRADQDLFAYHSQQKTAVAQQKGIFAEEILPVEVKGPKKSTLTISQDEHPRAETTLDNLAALKTPFRKEGGSVTAGNASGVNDGAACVLLGNQQFSEQYGLRPKAKVIGMASAGVEAKYMGIGPVPAVQKVLKQTGLSLEQMDVIELNEAFAAQSLAVIRELGLQDDDARINPNGGAIALGHPLGMSGTRLVITAMHELKRRKGKYALCTMCVGVGQGVALVLENMD, encoded by the coding sequence ATGGAACAGGTTTATATTTTTGATGGAATTCGCACCTCGATCGGACGCTATGCCGGTGGACTGAGCAGCATTCGTGCTGATGATCTGGCAGCGCTACCGATTCAATATCTGAAAGATCAGCATCCTGCCTTGCCATGGGCAGAACTGGATGAAGTGATCCTAGGCTGTGCCAATCAGGCCGGTGAAGATAACCGCAACGTGGCGCGTATGGCTGCTTTACTCGCAGGGTTGCCTGAATCTGTTCCAGCGCTCACCGTGAACCGCTTATGTGCTTCAGGTCTGGATGCCATTGGACTGGGAGCACGTGCCATCAAATCGGGTGAAGCACAATTTGTTTTGGCGGGTGGCGTAGAATCCATGAGCCGAGCGCCTTTCGTGCAATCCAAACCTACGACTGCCTTTAGCCGTACCCCTGAAATTTATGACACCACCATTGGCTGGCGTTTTATCAACCCAAAATTTAAAGCACAGTTTGGCGTTGACAGCATGCCGGAAACGGCCGAAAACGTCGCTGAAAAGTATCAGATTAGCCGTGCAGACCAGGACCTGTTTGCCTATCACAGCCAACAGAAAACCGCAGTAGCCCAGCAGAAGGGTATTTTTGCCGAAGAAATTCTGCCAGTAGAGGTCAAAGGTCCGAAGAAAAGCACTCTGACCATTTCCCAAGATGAGCATCCGCGCGCAGAGACGACGCTGGATAATCTGGCCGCCTTAAAAACCCCATTTCGTAAAGAAGGCGGCTCAGTCACCGCTGGCAATGCTTCGGGTGTCAATGACGGTGCGGCTTGCGTATTACTCGGCAATCAGCAATTTTCCGAGCAGTATGGTTTGCGCCCGAAAGCCAAAGTGATCGGGATGGCCAGTGCCGGTGTTGAAGCCAAATATATGGGCATTGGCCCGGTGCCAGCGGTACAGAAAGTCTTGAAACAAACCGGACTCAGCCTGGAACAGATGGACGTGATTGAGCTGAATGAAGCATTCGCAGCGCAATCGCTGGCTGTGATTCGGGAATTGGGCCTGCAAGACGATGATGCAAGAATCAACCCGAATGGCGGTGCCATCGCTTTGGGTCATCCACTGGGTATGAGTGGCACCCGTCTGGTGATTACTGCCATGCATGAACTGAAACGCCGTAAAGGCAAATATGCACTCTGCACCATGTGTGTCGGTGTCGGTCAAGGTGTTGCACTGGTTTTAGAAAATATGGATTAA
- a CDS encoding 3-hydroxyacyl-CoA dehydrogenase, translating to MQQINLEQVKVAVVGAGTMGIGIAQLAAMHGHPTYVFDLDRSKVQSALTALEAQLSKRVQNGKMTQQLLESTFANLIVAEDIQQLADAGLIIEAIVEKKEVKQNLFQQLAAICPEQTIFASNTSSISITAIASAIPHPERVIGLHFFNPAPVMKLVEIIRGLKTSAAIADAVFDLMKDWNKVPVRAKSTPGFIVNRVARPYYAEAFRALQENATTPEQLDYIMRECGRFAMGPCELTDLIGQDVNFSVTQSVYQEFFYEPRYRPSLIQKELVDAGCYGRKSGQGFYDYAQAKPAPVYELPVCYAKSLNKLKVTVKGEWLHSSVLIERLKQASHVELSFQAAEQNEILIGDLSLRLSLGESVELTYPHEPVVLMDWHSDWTNAQAIPVVASPACSAEQRQAVELFLIGMDMIPIWSKDHPGLYVIRSIAMLVNEACEAILHDIASEQDIDSAMKYGVNYPCGPFEWADKIGYYTILQILENMYRIYGEDRYRTSIYLAKKAVQGHAQKTQQQPLRVAG from the coding sequence ATGCAACAGATCAATTTAGAGCAAGTCAAAGTTGCTGTGGTCGGTGCTGGAACCATGGGGATTGGCATTGCACAACTGGCAGCCATGCACGGGCATCCGACCTATGTGTTTGATCTCGATCGCAGCAAAGTTCAGAGTGCCTTGACTGCTTTAGAGGCGCAGCTGAGCAAGCGCGTACAAAATGGCAAAATGACCCAGCAATTGCTGGAGAGTACCTTCGCCAATCTGATTGTGGCAGAGGACATTCAGCAGCTTGCCGATGCGGGCTTAATTATTGAAGCCATTGTTGAAAAGAAAGAAGTGAAGCAAAACCTGTTTCAACAGCTGGCTGCCATTTGCCCGGAACAGACGATTTTTGCGTCTAATACTTCTTCAATTTCCATTACCGCAATTGCCTCGGCGATTCCACATCCCGAGCGAGTGATTGGTCTGCATTTCTTTAATCCGGCGCCGGTGATGAAACTGGTCGAGATTATCCGCGGACTGAAAACCTCAGCAGCGATTGCCGATGCAGTATTTGATCTGATGAAGGACTGGAACAAGGTTCCAGTGCGAGCCAAATCGACCCCCGGTTTTATCGTCAATCGTGTCGCACGACCTTATTATGCCGAGGCCTTTCGTGCCTTGCAGGAAAATGCCACCACCCCGGAACAGCTCGATTACATCATGCGCGAATGTGGCCGTTTTGCCATGGGGCCGTGTGAACTTACAGATCTGATTGGGCAGGATGTGAATTTCTCGGTCACACAAAGTGTCTATCAGGAATTTTTCTATGAGCCACGCTACCGCCCGTCCTTGATTCAAAAAGAACTGGTCGATGCCGGTTGTTATGGTCGCAAGTCCGGTCAGGGTTTTTATGATTACGCTCAGGCCAAGCCTGCACCTGTATATGAATTGCCAGTGTGTTATGCCAAGTCGCTGAATAAGCTCAAAGTCACAGTAAAAGGTGAATGGCTACATTCCTCAGTACTGATTGAACGTTTAAAACAGGCCTCTCATGTAGAGCTGAGTTTTCAGGCAGCAGAACAGAATGAAATCCTGATTGGTGACCTTTCTCTGCGATTATCGCTTGGCGAATCAGTTGAACTTACCTATCCGCATGAGCCTGTGGTGTTGATGGACTGGCATTCAGATTGGACAAATGCTCAAGCGATTCCAGTCGTTGCATCACCGGCGTGTAGTGCTGAACAGCGCCAGGCAGTGGAGCTATTCCTCATAGGTATGGATATGATACCTATTTGGTCTAAGGATCATCCCGGTCTTTATGTTATACGTAGTATTGCCATGTTGGTGAATGAAGCCTGTGAAGCAATATTGCATGATATTGCATCAGAACAAGATATTGATTCTGCTATGAAATATGGCGTTAATTATCCTTGTGGTCCATTCGAATGGGCAGATAAAATTGGATATTACACAATTTTACAAATTTTAGAAAATATGTATCGTATTTATGGTGAAGACCGCTATAGAACTAGTATATATTTAGCAAAGAAAGCGGTGCAGGGACATGCACAGAAAACTCAGCAGCAACCATTACGCGTTGCTGGCTAA
- the paaG gene encoding 2-(1,2-epoxy-1,2-dihydrophenyl)acetyl-CoA isomerase PaaG: MDYQTIIVEEKNAVGYLTFNRPKQLNSFNETMHQEVSKVIKAWAKDSQIRAVVISAEGRGFCAGQDLNDRVVDPNADAPDLGLSIEKYYNPLIKLITEMPKPVICAVNGVAAGAGANIALACDIVVAAKSASFIQAFCRLGLVPDSGGTWFLPRLVGRAQAMGLAMLGDKIPAERAVQLGMIWQVVEDEQLQAEAKKLAEHLAQQPTYGLSLIKKAIHAAADNNLDDQLILERDLQRLAGRSSDYKEGVQAFMQKRTPEYKGC, encoded by the coding sequence ATGGATTATCAAACAATTATTGTCGAAGAAAAAAATGCAGTGGGCTACCTGACCTTTAACCGTCCAAAACAGCTCAACAGTTTTAATGAAACCATGCATCAGGAAGTCTCCAAGGTCATCAAGGCCTGGGCCAAAGACAGCCAGATTCGTGCCGTGGTGATTTCAGCTGAAGGCCGTGGTTTCTGTGCCGGTCAGGATCTGAATGACCGTGTGGTCGATCCGAATGCCGATGCACCGGACTTAGGCCTATCGATTGAAAAATATTACAACCCTTTGATCAAGCTGATTACCGAAATGCCTAAACCGGTGATTTGTGCCGTGAATGGAGTAGCAGCAGGGGCAGGTGCCAATATTGCCCTGGCGTGTGACATTGTGGTGGCAGCAAAATCGGCTTCCTTTATTCAGGCCTTTTGCCGTCTTGGTTTGGTGCCAGATTCAGGCGGTACCTGGTTCCTACCGCGTCTGGTCGGCCGTGCTCAGGCGATGGGCCTAGCGATGCTCGGCGATAAAATTCCGGCTGAGCGCGCAGTACAACTGGGCATGATCTGGCAAGTGGTTGAAGATGAACAACTGCAAGCAGAAGCGAAAAAATTGGCGGAGCATCTGGCTCAGCAACCGACCTATGGTCTGTCCCTGATCAAAAAAGCCATTCATGCAGCCGCCGATAATAATCTGGATGATCAGCTCATTTTGGAACGTGATTTACAGCGTCTGGCCGGACGTTCAAGTGATTATAAAGAAGGTGTACAAGCCTTTATGCAGAAGCGTACCCCTGAATATAAAGGATGCTAA
- a CDS encoding enoyl-CoA hydratase-related protein, translating into MTYIKTSSPKPGVVLIELNRPEKRNALNNATLQEIAACLQNLETDAAVKAVVITGNTQCFAAGADLNELAQLDVVSIQQDQRPLLWKKIDEFSKPLIMAVNGYAFGAGFELALHGDMVLTGENAQFALPEIGLGMLPGAGGTQRLARLVGQQLTIRWAMTGEMISAQTALQHGISSQVCPAELTVQYALELAEKIAKQAPLAIRAIKQSLKSIHEVTLSQGLKLERQHFVWLAATQDRQEGINAFLEKRKPEFRGV; encoded by the coding sequence ATGACCTACATTAAAACCAGCTCACCCAAGCCAGGTGTGGTACTGATCGAGCTGAATCGCCCGGAAAAGCGCAATGCTTTAAACAATGCCACCTTGCAAGAGATTGCAGCCTGTTTACAGAATCTGGAAACAGATGCTGCTGTGAAAGCTGTGGTCATTACCGGAAATACGCAATGCTTTGCTGCCGGTGCTGATTTAAATGAGCTGGCGCAGTTAGATGTGGTCAGCATCCAGCAGGATCAGCGCCCACTGCTTTGGAAAAAAATTGATGAATTTTCCAAGCCTTTAATCATGGCCGTGAATGGTTATGCTTTTGGTGCAGGTTTCGAGTTGGCTTTACATGGCGACATGGTGCTGACTGGAGAAAATGCCCAGTTTGCCTTGCCTGAAATCGGTTTAGGGATGCTGCCGGGTGCCGGTGGAACCCAGCGTCTGGCCCGTCTGGTCGGTCAGCAATTGACAATACGTTGGGCCATGACCGGTGAAATGATTTCGGCACAAACGGCATTGCAACATGGCATTAGCAGCCAGGTTTGTCCGGCAGAACTGACCGTGCAATACGCACTGGAACTGGCAGAAAAAATTGCCAAGCAGGCACCGCTGGCCATTCGTGCCATCAAGCAATCTTTAAAGTCGATCCATGAAGTGACTTTAAGTCAGGGGTTGAAATTGGAACGTCAACATTTTGTCTGGCTGGCTGCAACCCAAGATCGCCAGGAAGGCATTAATGCATTTTTAGAAAAAAGAAAACCAGAATTTAGAGGTGTGTAA